In the genome of Acidobacteriota bacterium, one region contains:
- a CDS encoding sugar phosphate nucleotidyltransferase, producing the protein MSVETGVIAAAGSGTRMLPITLGYPKELLPIINKPAIQLIIEEFIDSGIERIIIITGENSDPLRRKYEPETPIERGQYKSLDEFIDKLANVEIIIEMQEGPYGNGTPLIVASPHLIGDDNFIYAYGDDLIKSAIPFTHKLIEKHERTGALVVGTQEVPWEDVVRYGIAQIKPNSVERELDDVVEKPSREEARSNLAIFGRFLLSDEIIRILKEIPLGKSNELWLTDAIREYIHRGGRVVAESVADGQWLTIGDPINYLKTVNEYALADPEIRRALEPRLRELLGIK; encoded by the coding sequence ATGAGCGTAGAAACGGGGGTGATTGCTGCAGCCGGTTCCGGTACACGAATGCTGCCAATCACGCTCGGCTATCCCAAAGAGCTTCTGCCAATCATCAACAAACCGGCCATTCAGCTCATCATCGAGGAATTCATTGACTCCGGAATTGAGCGCATCATCATTATTACCGGCGAGAACTCAGACCCCCTACGCCGCAAGTACGAGCCTGAGACGCCCATCGAGCGTGGACAGTATAAGTCCCTTGACGAGTTCATCGATAAGCTGGCGAATGTGGAGATCATCATCGAAATGCAGGAGGGTCCTTACGGTAACGGTACCCCGCTGATCGTGGCAAGCCCACACCTCATCGGAGACGACAACTTCATCTACGCCTACGGTGACGATCTCATTAAGTCTGCGATCCCCTTCACCCACAAGCTGATTGAGAAACACGAGCGTACCGGCGCACTTGTTGTAGGCACCCAGGAAGTGCCCTGGGAGGACGTCGTCCGCTACGGCATCGCGCAGATCAAACCCAACAGTGTTGAGCGGGAACTGGACGACGTGGTTGAGAAACCTTCACGCGAAGAGGCACGTTCAAACCTGGCAATCTTTGGGCGATTTCTGCTTTCGGATGAAATAATTCGAATACTGAAAGAGATACCGCTTGGAAAGTCCAACGAACTTTGGTTGACGGATGCGATTCGTGAATACATTCACCGCGGCGGCAGAGTCGTCGCCGAATCGGTTGCGGATGGGCAATGGCTCACAATCGGTGACCCGATCAACTATCTCAAAACGGTTAACGAGTATGCGCTCGCGGACCCGGAAATACGCAGAGCACTCGAGCCGCGTCTACGCGAATTGCTGGGCATAAAGTAG
- a CDS encoding SDR family oxidoreductase codes for MDLGLKGRATIVTAASSGLGKATAMELAAEGALITISARGEEALHSAADEIRSVTGTEVLAIAGDVTDEEHVRKLVQETVQQFGSVDILVTNAGGPPAGFFDDFNAGHYRDAVELNLISTINLCREAVPHMRKRGWGRIVAITSIAAKQPVDNLILSNTARAGVLGFMKSLSQQVASDGITVNTVCPGYHLTERLKSLSSAIAKNEGVSVEDVYARWASSTAVKRIGDPREFAAVVAFLCSERASYLTGTVIQIDGGAYRALY; via the coding sequence ATGGACCTCGGTCTAAAGGGCAGAGCGACAATTGTCACGGCCGCATCGAGCGGGCTGGGCAAAGCCACGGCCATGGAGCTTGCGGCCGAGGGCGCACTGATAACCATCAGCGCTCGCGGCGAGGAGGCGTTGCATAGCGCGGCGGACGAGATTCGTTCGGTGACCGGAACAGAGGTCCTCGCAATCGCCGGCGACGTAACCGACGAAGAGCACGTTCGCAAGCTAGTACAAGAGACCGTACAACAATTCGGCAGCGTGGACATACTGGTCACTAATGCCGGAGGTCCCCCCGCCGGGTTCTTTGACGACTTCAACGCCGGGCATTATCGCGACGCCGTCGAGCTGAACCTTATCAGCACGATTAACCTCTGTCGCGAAGCCGTCCCTCATATGCGAAAGCGTGGATGGGGCCGGATCGTCGCGATCACTTCGATTGCGGCAAAGCAGCCCGTGGACAATCTGATACTCTCAAACACTGCCCGCGCGGGTGTGCTCGGCTTCATGAAAAGCCTGTCTCAGCAAGTGGCATCGGACGGCATAACTGTCAACACGGTGTGCCCCGGTTATCATCTGACCGAACGCTTGAAGAGTCTCTCTTCAGCGATCGCGAAGAACGAGGGCGTCAGCGTCGAAGACGTCTATGCGCGCTGGGCGTCGTCCACTGCCGTGAAGCGAATCGGCGACCCAAGAGAATTCGCCGCCGTCGTCGCATTTCTCTGCTCCGAGCGGGCGAGCTACCTGACCGGCACAGTGATCCAAATAGACGGCGGCGCGTACCGGGCTTTGTATTAA
- a CDS encoding N-acetyltransferase — protein sequence MEIREYTTADFARLYEIDHLAFSEDIAYSRLELKFYTRARSCRTLVAEEAREIVGFVVGCSEPRQLGHIITIDVIPHRQRQNIGSRLLAEIENWLWQQGAEAIYLETAVDDAGAQGFYDRHGYFVFERIEGYYNGSLDAFVMMKTAKRAQHS from the coding sequence GTGGAGATTCGCGAATACACAACTGCGGACTTCGCGCGGCTCTATGAAATCGACCACCTCGCCTTCAGCGAGGACATCGCGTATTCGCGCTTGGAGCTTAAGTTCTACACGCGAGCGCGCAGTTGTCGGACGCTGGTAGCGGAAGAAGCCCGCGAAATCGTCGGCTTTGTGGTCGGCTGCAGCGAGCCACGCCAGCTTGGGCACATCATCACGATAGACGTGATTCCGCATCGACAGCGCCAAAACATCGGCAGCCGCCTGCTTGCTGAGATCGAGAATTGGTTGTGGCAGCAGGGAGCTGAAGCGATCTACCTGGAGACGGCTGTCGATGATGCAGGCGCGCAAGGATTCTACGACAGGCACGGATATTTCGTGTTCGAGCGGATTGAAGGATACTACAACGGTTCGCTTGATGCGTTCGTGATGATGAAGACTGCTAAACGGGCACAACATTCTTAA
- a CDS encoding DUF1326 domain-containing protein has protein sequence MRRMMFMAALALIVLSSTGKAQSISGDYIETRSADVWTGTCVANGEMNLAGDQAILAWRVNKGEWKGVSLEGLSVVGVVKASATLGDQYNNPYPAKAVVIVDERACPEQQKALVEFAQAMAGKLLNNVVRVEIAPIKIQVTGHDGHYSKTLVQAGKLAGIQTRAIGGKDHLCGNEEVYYRPLAEMTHSMPAVAELDQYEGAGLGVSWTVHGKRSAFVGTFAR, from the coding sequence ATGCGAAGAATGATGTTCATGGCCGCTCTGGCGCTGATTGTCTTGAGTTCGACCGGCAAAGCTCAGAGTATTTCTGGCGACTACATTGAAACACGCAGCGCGGACGTCTGGACTGGAACGTGCGTGGCGAACGGCGAAATGAACCTCGCCGGCGATCAAGCAATTCTTGCCTGGCGTGTCAACAAAGGCGAGTGGAAGGGAGTCTCGCTCGAAGGGCTTAGCGTAGTGGGAGTCGTCAAGGCCAGCGCGACGCTCGGCGATCAGTACAACAATCCTTACCCGGCTAAGGCAGTGGTCATCGTCGACGAGCGGGCGTGTCCGGAACAGCAGAAGGCGTTGGTGGAGTTCGCGCAAGCGATGGCCGGTAAGCTGCTCAATAACGTCGTGCGAGTCGAGATCGCGCCGATCAAGATTCAAGTGACCGGCCATGACGGTCATTACAGCAAGACGCTTGTGCAAGCCGGAAAACTTGCGGGGATACAGACTCGAGCCATCGGAGGCAAGGACCACCTCTGCGGCAACGAAGAAGTCTATTATCGGCCGCTTGCTGAGATGACGCACTCGATGCCGGCAGTGGCCGAGCTCGACCAGTACGAAGGGGCAGGCCTCGGTGTATCGTGGACTGTTCACGGCAAGCGCAGCGCTTTTGTGGGCACCTTCGCGCGCTGA
- a CDS encoding xanthine dehydrogenase family protein molybdopterin-binding subunit gives MAEYKWPDADKRTFIGKRISRIDGAQKVSGRAKYSMDINRPGMLFGKIVRSPHAHAKVKSIDTSAAERMPGVKAIHVVSDVGTELYWAGASVVALAAVDEPTAEDAMRAVKIEYDVLPHLVIDTDVKNAGEYAKPANENKVGDPDKGFSEAEVTVEGNYGLAVITHCCLEPHGSVMEWEDDKNVLAHLSTQAVTGSVAQIARPLEIPATNVRVKQDHIGGGFGSKFGPDEWDITAARLSKKAGGKAVKMFNERDAELMVAGARPSAYAKVKIGLKKDGTITAWESQSWASGGQGSGGSPPLPYVFNIPNQRKQHTALVNHIGSARAWRAPAHPQGCSITMAALEDAAAAIGMDPYDFFIKNIALTGQRAPIYTDELKIAAELIGWKKNWHPRGDKTAGPIKRGLGLSIHTWGGGGHPSDCDLTIQPDGSIELKMGTQDLGTGTRTALNIIVADTLGLPMNAIKISIGDSRYPASGGSGGSTTIGGISSSSRRASLDALDQVFAKAAPALGATPEDLEAVGGTIRVKSNPSKSLTWAQACSKLGATPLTVRGKNPGPGKLMDQGVGGAQMADVSVDIETGIVRINKIVAVQDCGLIIDLKTAESQVYGAMIMGVCWALYEEKIMDARTGRMLNPNMEFYRLAGIADIGELVVHMMTGKGYDERGVIGLGEPPAVSPGAVISNAVANAIGVRVPHLPLTPDRVLAALEKKGGNNARI, from the coding sequence ATGGCTGAATATAAGTGGCCCGACGCCGACAAGCGGACCTTCATCGGCAAACGCATTTCCAGAATAGACGGGGCGCAGAAGGTATCAGGGCGCGCGAAGTACTCGATGGACATTAATCGGCCGGGGATGCTATTTGGCAAGATCGTCCGTTCCCCGCACGCTCACGCAAAGGTCAAGAGCATCGACACCAGCGCAGCGGAGCGAATGCCCGGAGTGAAGGCCATCCACGTCGTCTCGGACGTCGGCACTGAGCTTTATTGGGCTGGGGCTTCAGTGGTCGCGCTGGCGGCGGTCGATGAGCCTACCGCCGAAGACGCAATGCGCGCGGTCAAGATTGAATACGACGTGCTTCCTCACCTGGTGATCGACACTGATGTGAAGAATGCCGGCGAGTATGCGAAACCGGCCAACGAGAACAAAGTTGGCGACCCCGACAAAGGTTTCAGCGAGGCCGAAGTCACCGTCGAGGGCAACTACGGCCTGGCGGTTATCACGCACTGCTGCCTCGAGCCGCACGGCTCTGTAATGGAGTGGGAAGACGACAAGAACGTTCTTGCGCATCTTTCAACTCAGGCAGTCACCGGTTCGGTCGCTCAGATTGCGCGACCGCTCGAGATTCCGGCAACCAACGTTCGAGTTAAGCAAGATCACATCGGTGGCGGATTCGGCAGCAAGTTCGGACCGGACGAATGGGATATCACTGCTGCCAGACTGTCGAAGAAGGCTGGCGGAAAAGCGGTCAAGATGTTCAACGAGCGAGACGCCGAGTTGATGGTCGCCGGCGCCAGGCCTTCGGCTTATGCGAAGGTGAAGATCGGTCTTAAGAAGGACGGCACGATTACAGCGTGGGAGTCTCAATCCTGGGCGAGCGGCGGGCAAGGCAGCGGAGGCTCGCCGCCTTTGCCTTATGTCTTCAACATCCCGAACCAGCGGAAGCAGCACACAGCCCTGGTCAACCACATCGGAAGCGCTCGCGCCTGGCGCGCTCCAGCCCATCCGCAGGGTTGTTCGATCACAATGGCAGCGCTCGAAGACGCCGCCGCTGCTATCGGAATGGACCCATACGATTTCTTCATCAAGAACATCGCCTTGACCGGCCAGCGCGCGCCAATCTACACCGACGAGCTGAAGATCGCGGCTGAGCTCATCGGATGGAAGAAGAACTGGCATCCACGCGGCGATAAGACCGCCGGCCCCATCAAGAGAGGCCTTGGTCTATCTATTCATACGTGGGGCGGGGGGGGGCATCCGAGCGATTGCGACCTCACGATTCAGCCTGATGGCTCGATTGAACTGAAAATGGGTACGCAGGATCTCGGTACGGGAACACGCACGGCGTTGAACATCATCGTTGCCGACACGCTCGGTTTGCCGATGAACGCTATCAAGATAAGCATCGGCGATAGCCGATATCCCGCGTCGGGAGGTTCGGGAGGCAGCACGACAATCGGAGGCATCAGCTCCTCGAGTCGCCGCGCCTCACTCGATGCGCTCGACCAGGTCTTCGCAAAGGCTGCTCCCGCTCTGGGCGCGACCCCCGAAGATCTCGAGGCAGTCGGCGGGACTATTCGAGTCAAGAGCAATCCAAGCAAGTCGCTCACGTGGGCGCAGGCTTGTTCGAAGCTCGGTGCGACACCACTCACTGTTCGTGGCAAGAATCCCGGACCCGGCAAATTGATGGATCAGGGAGTGGGCGGAGCCCAGATGGCTGATGTCTCCGTCGACATCGAGACGGGCATCGTGCGCATCAACAAGATCGTGGCCGTGCAGGACTGTGGCTTGATCATCGATCTCAAGACCGCGGAGAGTCAGGTCTACGGCGCTATGATAATGGGCGTTTGCTGGGCGCTCTACGAAGAGAAGATCATGGATGCCAGGACCGGCCGGATGCTCAATCCGAACATGGAGTTCTACAGGCTGGCGGGCATCGCCGACATCGGCGAGCTGGTTGTTCACATGATGACGGGCAAGGGCTACGACGAGCGCGGCGTAATCGGACTTGGCGAGCCTCCAGCCGTTTCTCCGGGGGCGGTGATCTCGAACGCCGTCGCCAACGCAATCGGGGTGCGGGTGCCGCATCTGCCGCTGACGCCGGATCGAGTTCTGGCAGCGCTTGAAAAGAAGGGAGGCAACAATGCGAGGATTTGA
- a CDS encoding geranylgeranyl reductase family protein, which translates to MSEEVKHLDVAAAAELEWDVVVVGAGPAGSMAALNLARRGHRTLLLDKDTFPRDKVCGDALIPDTIRSLKRSGLHAEVCGRALQASTSTFYSPSRIEYDVRGEFLTLKRIELDALMVRGAVAAGATFSRAKVTNLSVQPDGTLRLATESTETRLAARVALIATGANVEMPSRLGLVTQHGPSAVALRCYVRSSVDLDRLVISYDRSITPGYAWIFPLANGEFNIGCGITYGKQSSSPINLRETFRSFTTSFPLAVEIMRCAEAVSPLRGAMLRCGLTGTRAQGPGNVLVLGESIGATFPLTGEGIGKAMETGELAADVVHEALASDDMRRLSDFPLRIERELKPKFLGYRIAENWFSRPWLNDFVARRIRSSRFLQELVAGIVNETVDPREVFSLRGILRSFVR; encoded by the coding sequence GTGAGTGAAGAAGTGAAACATCTGGACGTCGCGGCGGCGGCGGAACTCGAGTGGGATGTGGTCGTGGTCGGGGCAGGGCCAGCCGGCTCGATGGCCGCGCTTAACCTCGCGAGGCGCGGGCACCGAACCCTGCTGCTCGACAAAGACACTTTCCCGCGGGACAAAGTCTGCGGTGACGCGCTTATCCCAGATACAATCCGCTCATTAAAACGCAGCGGTCTGCACGCGGAAGTCTGTGGCCGAGCCCTTCAAGCAAGTACTAGCACCTTCTACAGTCCATCGAGAATAGAGTATGACGTACGAGGCGAGTTTCTCACTCTGAAGCGAATTGAACTGGATGCACTGATGGTTCGAGGAGCAGTTGCAGCGGGCGCGACGTTCTCCCGAGCGAAGGTGACAAACCTCTCGGTTCAACCCGACGGGACTCTCCGACTCGCCACCGAATCTACTGAGACGCGATTGGCGGCGCGCGTAGCACTTATTGCAACAGGAGCCAATGTCGAGATGCCATCGAGGCTTGGCTTAGTGACTCAGCACGGCCCAAGCGCGGTTGCACTTCGCTGTTATGTTCGCTCGTCTGTTGACCTCGATCGGCTCGTCATCTCGTATGACCGTTCGATAACCCCCGGTTACGCTTGGATATTCCCTCTCGCCAATGGTGAGTTCAACATCGGGTGCGGCATCACGTACGGAAAGCAATCGAGCTCGCCTATTAACCTGCGAGAGACGTTCAGATCCTTCACCACCAGCTTTCCGCTAGCTGTCGAAATAATGCGTTGCGCTGAAGCCGTGTCGCCGCTCCGGGGCGCCATGCTTCGTTGCGGACTCACTGGTACGCGCGCGCAGGGCCCGGGGAATGTCCTTGTGTTGGGGGAGAGCATTGGAGCAACTTTCCCACTTACGGGTGAAGGAATCGGAAAGGCGATGGAGACGGGCGAACTGGCAGCCGATGTTGTGCACGAGGCTCTGGCATCTGATGACATGCGCCGCCTGAGCGATTTCCCGCTCCGAATCGAGCGCGAGTTGAAGCCGAAATTCCTTGGGTATAGAATCGCGGAGAATTGGTTCTCCCGACCATGGCTGAACGATTTCGTCGCGCGTCGCATTCGCAGCAGCCGGTTCTTGCAGGAACTGGTTGCGGGAATCGTGAACGAGACGGTCGACCCGCGGGAGGTCTTCTCGCTGCGCGGCATCCTCCGCTCCTTTGTACGGTGA
- a CDS encoding xanthine dehydrogenase family protein subunit M, whose amino-acid sequence MRGFEYASPTTKEQAVSLLGNNWADADILAGGTDLLALMKDDVVAPKRLVNIKDIQELRGITVGKDKSLRIGALVTIQELVDNPHVRQAFPVIGQTAIEIAGPQIRNMGTVGGNLCQRPRCWYYRAGYGLLAKDKSGEALVPSGDNRYHAILGNSGPAYFVSPSTLGTLFSALGGTVRLFGPKGKREIPVEKFFVIPQSENQREHDLGPNEIVTEIVLPPLAGAKAATYEVRQKDAMDWPLALASVALTLNGNKVRSARVVLGYVAPVPWRSKEAEDALVGKAITEETAKVAGDAAVAGAKSLGRNAYKIQLARVAVKRAVLAAAGGGAK is encoded by the coding sequence ATGCGAGGATTTGAATACGCCAGCCCTACAACCAAAGAGCAAGCCGTCAGCCTGCTGGGCAACAACTGGGCTGATGCTGACATACTTGCTGGAGGAACCGACCTGCTCGCTCTGATGAAGGATGATGTTGTCGCGCCCAAACGGTTAGTAAACATAAAGGACATTCAAGAGCTGCGCGGCATTACTGTGGGCAAGGACAAAAGCTTACGGATCGGAGCGCTCGTCACGATTCAGGAGTTGGTTGACAATCCCCATGTGCGCCAAGCGTTTCCGGTGATTGGACAAACTGCGATCGAAATAGCGGGTCCTCAGATCAGAAACATGGGAACGGTTGGTGGGAATCTTTGCCAGCGTCCACGATGTTGGTACTACCGAGCCGGTTACGGTCTGCTGGCAAAGGATAAGAGCGGTGAGGCGCTCGTGCCATCAGGTGACAATCGCTATCACGCAATCCTCGGCAACTCCGGGCCCGCTTATTTCGTCAGCCCCTCAACGCTGGGCACGCTGTTCAGCGCGCTGGGAGGCACGGTGCGTCTATTCGGGCCCAAAGGAAAGCGGGAGATTCCTGTGGAGAAGTTTTTCGTTATTCCACAAAGCGAGAACCAGCGCGAGCACGATCTGGGGCCTAACGAGATCGTCACGGAGATCGTGCTGCCGCCTCTGGCCGGGGCCAAAGCTGCCACCTATGAGGTACGGCAGAAAGATGCAATGGATTGGCCGCTTGCGCTCGCGTCGGTCGCGCTAACCCTCAACGGCAATAAAGTGCGCTCGGCAAGGGTTGTGTTGGGCTACGTAGCTCCAGTGCCTTGGCGATCAAAGGAAGCCGAAGACGCGCTTGTTGGCAAAGCTATCACCGAAGAGACTGCAAAGGTCGCCGGTGACGCCGCGGTAGCCGGCGCAAAGAGTCTGGGCCGCAACGCCTACAAGATTCAACTCGCGCGCGTTGCCGTGAAGCGTGCCGTGCTCGCGGCCGCCGGAGGAGGTGCAAAATGA
- a CDS encoding (2Fe-2S)-binding protein codes for MQDQDDDGKLNEKGSELSRRNFLKVSGISLSVPLVMGYRVIKVSGAEVKLYGPGKVPLQFKINGKSYNAQVEPRVTLLEALRNELDITGAKRVCDRGTCGACTMIVDGKAIYSCSTLAIEAQGKSITTVEGLMQGDNLHPVQQAFIDNDAQQCGFCTPGFVVACKAFLDKNPNPTAEQIQKGLGGNLCRCGTYVGVRAAVAQAAQNGQKGGKRNG; via the coding sequence ATGCAAGATCAAGATGATGATGGCAAATTGAACGAGAAAGGCTCGGAGCTATCGCGACGTAATTTTCTTAAGGTGTCCGGCATCTCGCTGTCGGTCCCGCTCGTGATGGGCTATCGAGTGATCAAAGTGTCCGGCGCCGAAGTCAAACTCTACGGCCCGGGCAAAGTTCCGCTCCAATTCAAAATCAACGGGAAGAGCTACAACGCCCAGGTCGAGCCGCGTGTGACGCTGCTCGAGGCTCTGCGCAATGAGCTGGATATAACCGGAGCCAAGCGCGTCTGCGACCGCGGGACCTGTGGAGCTTGCACGATGATCGTCGATGGCAAGGCTATTTACTCTTGCTCGACGCTCGCAATTGAAGCTCAAGGTAAATCAATTACGACCGTCGAAGGCTTGATGCAAGGCGACAATCTGCATCCGGTTCAGCAAGCCTTCATCGACAACGACGCTCAGCAATGCGGCTTCTGCACCCCGGGCTTCGTGGTTGCCTGCAAGGCGTTCTTGGACAAGAATCCGAACCCAACCGCCGAACAGATTCAGAAGGGGCTCGGCGGCAATCTCTGCCGCTGCGGTACGTATGTGGGCGTCCGAGCAGCGGTCGCGCAGGCGGCGCAGAATGGGCAAAAAGGAGGGAAGCGCAATGGCTGA
- a CDS encoding cytochrome c peroxidase: protein MKRTSTIKLAVIGAVALVLPAMVRAADSTANSSTFEIQMPRGIPQELWSYFIPTGNPMTAAKVELGKALFFDARLSADGTVSCATCHDPKRAFADGRTVAEGIGGRHGVRNSPTLLNAMFNTGQFWDGRAATLEEQAKMPLTNPDEMGNQSHDSVVARLAALPEYARRFQEVFGGPVTIDGFGKAIAAFERTLISGDSPVDRYVGGDLNALSDSARSGLSLFRGKARCGVCHAFNQNFAAFATFPFFTDGNYRNTGVAANFTGFNALARRAMAASRDESARAIGELTRSERATELGRFIISGNTLDIGAFRTPSLRNLALTAPYFHDGSAATLEDVVRFYVKGGNENPNRDWQLEAVSLTDSEQRDLIEFLKALTADDARRMAEAH, encoded by the coding sequence ATGAAGCGAACCTCGACCATCAAGCTAGCCGTGATTGGCGCTGTCGCGCTGGTCCTGCCGGCGATGGTCCGCGCGGCCGACTCGACTGCGAACTCATCGACCTTCGAGATTCAAATGCCGCGGGGAATCCCGCAAGAGCTTTGGTCTTACTTCATCCCCACCGGCAATCCAATGACCGCTGCCAAGGTCGAGCTGGGAAAAGCTCTCTTCTTCGATGCGCGGCTCTCCGCCGACGGCACAGTCAGTTGCGCAACGTGCCACGATCCGAAGCGTGCGTTCGCCGATGGCAGGACCGTCGCTGAGGGAATCGGCGGGCGGCATGGAGTGCGCAACTCGCCAACCCTGCTCAACGCGATGTTCAACACCGGTCAGTTCTGGGATGGACGCGCGGCGACGCTTGAAGAGCAGGCGAAGATGCCGCTCACCAACCCGGATGAGATGGGCAATCAGTCCCACGATTCGGTAGTCGCAAGACTTGCCGCGCTCCCGGAGTACGCAAGGCGGTTTCAGGAAGTGTTTGGCGGGCCTGTTACGATAGACGGGTTTGGCAAGGCGATTGCCGCCTTCGAGCGGACCCTGATCTCCGGAGACTCGCCGGTCGATCGCTATGTGGGCGGCGATTTGAACGCGCTAAGCGATTCGGCGCGAAGCGGGCTGAGCCTTTTCCGCGGGAAGGCGCGCTGCGGGGTTTGCCACGCCTTCAATCAGAACTTCGCAGCGTTTGCGACGTTCCCCTTTTTCACCGACGGAAACTACCGCAATACGGGCGTGGCGGCGAACTTCACGGGCTTCAATGCGCTCGCTCGCCGAGCGATGGCGGCATCGCGCGATGAGAGTGCCCGCGCGATCGGCGAGTTGACGCGATCTGAGCGCGCCACTGAGTTGGGCCGCTTCATAATCAGCGGCAACACGCTGGACATCGGCGCCTTTCGCACGCCGTCGCTTCGGAACCTCGCGCTGACGGCGCCTTATTTTCATGACGGCAGTGCGGCTACGCTTGAAGACGTCGTGCGCTTTTACGTAAAGGGCGGCAATGAGAATCCGAATCGCGATTGGCAACTCGAGGCTGTTTCGCTTACCGATAGCGAACAGCGTGACCTTATTGAATTCCTTAAGGCCCTGACCGCCGACGATGCCCGCCGCATGGCCGAAGCCCACTGA